From Pedobacter sp. MC2016-14:
GGCTTACCCTGCATTCAAATTTGAATTACGCTTCTGCAGACAATCGGTTTACCCTTGGTTTTGGGTATGACTATTCATACAACAGGAACAATTCTGCCACTTCACCTTCCATTACCACAGGTATCTTGGCACCTCCTAATTTTCCTGATCTGTTAAATGAGGCCGGGCTTCCTAACTGGACTTATAACGGATACAATACAGAGCCTTTTGTGCAGTATGCTGCAAATTTGAAGCAGCCTTACGTATTAAAAACCTACAATATGAACAATTCGCTTGTTTTAGGTTACCAGCTTATTGACCACCTTAAACTAAACCTCAATTTGGGTTACAGCCGGATTTTAAGTGACGAAGTGCAGAAAACGCCAGCAAGTACCATGAATCCAAATGGTAATCCTGCTTCATCTGCTGAATTCTCCAACAGTATTTTTGAAACGATAAATATTGAGCCGCAATTAAATTACCAACGCAAGTTTGGATTAGGTGTTTTCAGTGCATTAATAGGGGGTACCTACAGAAAGAACAATACATCCAATGTGCAGCTAAGCGGAACGCAATATGGCGATGAGGCGTTGTTAGGATCAATTGGCTCCGCTGGCTCAATTCTGGCCACAGATTCATACAACCCTTATAAATACCTAGGTGTTTTTGCCAGGTTAAGTTACATTTATGATGAGAAATACATTCTACAACTTTCTGGAAGAAGGGATGGTTCCAGCAATTTTGGTCAAGGCAGACAATTTGGAGATTTTGGCTCTGTAAGTGTAGGATGGATTTTCTCAGAAGAAAACTTCCTGAAAGATAAATTATCGGTTCTTTCCTATGGAAAACTGTCAGGAGGTTATGGAACCGTTGGTACCGATGCTACCAGACCTTATCAATATCAGCAACTTTTTGGAACCAATAGCTTTTTGCCCAACTTTCAGGGCGTAAAACCATTGTATGCTCAAAATTTGCTTAACCCAGACTATGGTTGGGATACCAAGAAATCCATGAACCTGGCCCTTGATCTTGGATTTTTTGAAGACCGCGTATTGTTCAACGTCAATTACTACCGGGATAGAATTGGAAATCAACTGGTAAATTACACTATGCCTTCACAAACAGGCTTTAGCTCAGTTTTACGAAACTTTCCTGCAGTTGTACAAAACAAAGGCTGGGAGTTTAGCCTAACTTCAAAAAATATATCTGACACCAAGTTCTCCTGGAATACCAGCTTTAACATTTCAACCAACCGCAACAAACTCATTTCATTCCCAGGTTTAGAGCAATCTTCTTATGGCATGCTTTATACCGTTGGCGAATCTGTAAATATTGTAAAAGGGTATAGCCTCAAAGGCGTAAATCCCGAAACAGGTTTATTCGAGTTCTATAAAAGTAACGGCGCTGTAACTTCTAACCCAACGTATGGAATTCCATCACAAGGCGGCGACTACCAGAAAATTGCCAACCTCGATCCAAAGTTTATCGGTGGACTCGGAAATACATTTTCCTATAAACAATTGAGCTTATCGTTTTTATTCCAGTTTCAGAAAAAGCAACAGGCCAATTATTTAAGGAGCATTTATTCCGGTACTATGCCAGGAGGGATGATCAATCAGCCAATCAATGTGTTAGACCGCTGGACAAAACCTGGTGACGTTTCTTCAATTCAAAAGCTGACAACTTATTTTAGTTTTCCAGCCTATAATTTCACCTCATCATCTGGTGCTTACAGTGATGGATCATATGTTAGGTTGCGAACGGCTTCTGTCTCTTATACTTTGCCACAAGGATTTTGCAGAAAAGTTGGGGTATCCAACGCTAAATTTTATGTGAACGGGCAGAACTTATTCTTGTTAACCAACTACGAAGTTGGCGATCCAGAACTGGCCTCGTTATCAAGCTTTCCAATTCAGAGAACAGTGGCATTTGGTCTTACTCTTAACTTATAAATCATGATACTTATCAATTTACCATATAAAAGAATCTATTTTTTGCTGGTTATTCTAGTCGGATTAACGCAGCTCTCCTGTAAGAAATTGATTGAGATCCCTGCTAATCCATCAAACCAATTGTCTATAGAGCGGGTAT
This genomic window contains:
- a CDS encoding SusC/RagA family TonB-linked outer membrane protein; translated protein: MYQFYTNKPGRTHAFCRKIWLLMRLTTVVLIATLMQVSAASFGQLISISKEKVPLKIVLKEIRDQSGYDFVFERQSIADEIKTSINVKNATVEMALKTALSGLPFNFEISGNRVTIKKAGAPSFLDHLVARFQRIDVVGQVMDVQGKPLSGVTVRTMNSGLGAVTDSNGKFLIRGVDERDMLILSYVGYLTFQIPVKSNVGVIALQMANSKLDELQVIAYGTQSRRLGLGAVSTINAKDIENQPVTNVLAAMEGLAPGLNITPSSGAPGAAIKVQIRGQNSLSQQSSGSKPYDQPLFIVDGVPVAAQNFNINALSSFGGSDGTIGDIGGASPFNGLNPADIESISILKDITATAIYGTQGANGVILITTKKGKSGKTSVQANVNTAFSTATRGYELLNLEQYLAYRREALKNDNINLATASPTNYPDLLLFDQHKSTDWYNYFLGKSANTTDAHVSLSGGSERTTFLISTGYNNAQYSSPGNFANSRLTLHSNLNYASADNRFTLGFGYDYSYNRNNSATSPSITTGILAPPNFPDLLNEAGLPNWTYNGYNTEPFVQYAANLKQPYVLKTYNMNNSLVLGYQLIDHLKLNLNLGYSRILSDEVQKTPASTMNPNGNPASSAEFSNSIFETINIEPQLNYQRKFGLGVFSALIGGTYRKNNTSNVQLSGTQYGDEALLGSIGSAGSILATDSYNPYKYLGVFARLSYIYDEKYILQLSGRRDGSSNFGQGRQFGDFGSVSVGWIFSEENFLKDKLSVLSYGKLSGGYGTVGTDATRPYQYQQLFGTNSFLPNFQGVKPLYAQNLLNPDYGWDTKKSMNLALDLGFFEDRVLFNVNYYRDRIGNQLVNYTMPSQTGFSSVLRNFPAVVQNKGWEFSLTSKNISDTKFSWNTSFNISTNRNKLISFPGLEQSSYGMLYTVGESVNIVKGYSLKGVNPETGLFEFYKSNGAVTSNPTYGIPSQGGDYQKIANLDPKFIGGLGNTFSYKQLSLSFLFQFQKKQQANYLRSIYSGTMPGGMINQPINVLDRWTKPGDVSSIQKLTTYFSFPAYNFTSSSGAYSDGSYVRLRTASVSYTLPQGFCRKVGVSNAKFYVNGQNLFLLTNYEVGDPELASLSSFPIQRTVAFGLTLNL